The Vicia villosa cultivar HV-30 ecotype Madison, WI linkage group LG1, Vvil1.0, whole genome shotgun sequence genome includes a region encoding these proteins:
- the LOC131624920 gene encoding protein PELPK1-like, producing MASINVLSFMIPLLLLITFSSMANVEGARNLQSMHEVSKVELPTLPVPTLPTLPTLPALPPQPQLPAVPNLGVPIPDVPVVPTVPKIPEIPQIPKPELPTVPSGPKP from the coding sequence ATGGCTTCCATCAATGTTTTGTCATTCATGATACCACTTCTTCTACTCATAACATTTTCATCAATGGCAAATGTTGAAGGAGCACGTAACCTTCAAAGCATGCATGAAGTTTCCAAAGTTGAGTTGCCAACACTACCAGTACCAACTCTACCAACACTGCCTACTCTACCTGCATTGCCACCACAACCTCAATTGCCAGCAGTTCCAAACCTAGGTGTTCCAATCCCTGATGTCCCGGTTGTACCAACTGTCCCTAAGATTCCTGAAATTCCTCAAATTCCTAAGCCAGAGTTGCCTACTGTTCCATCTGGCCCTAAACCATAA